A portion of the Streptococcus urinalis 2285-97 genome contains these proteins:
- a CDS encoding pneumococcal-type histidine triad protein: protein MHLGIYQPKSDAPKTEEPNTKKSDKDKIENPNLEINHKKDSHKADSHEHAVTPLEERQGKPNSQIVYSPEEIKKAKANGQTTTSDGYIFDAKDIINFDGQGYTTPHMDHIHYTLAKDLSKEERKAAQEFWEKHKEQLLAKKKENHNKANEILSDNHKYKAKNLIDLYKEVPEKLVVPLNKMYYQLQYTTHMKGNDTFVQPHHDHFHYVSFDMIAQMKAIPEGYTIADVFSTVKYLINHPESRPMKDGWESKEGHITQPEENESPVPTERPKNQQLLTTVKDIAYAYTYDASNWQQFETKLKKWMDEYEVSIEEMQFYDNGVVGFPQCFGSTIYIDEWTEEEVSLPQSAYIIGKLVKADLYENATSSYLKELSTFYNEKTWETLEAKLFEKEIDLNNATFYSDGSVGYKDSKGKEIYINIKELKTVANPSQNANIIGQNGKFIGKQNVVKSDEKPKNNPSDSTQASPREKSKSEKPLVETKPEEPKNNETNIQNEQNEGQDVDPEMYAYESKVKSLSAKYGMNETAFEDAITKIGSHYRVSMDQIQFNDVLTFTSQGKTIRYDIVNGKEL, encoded by the coding sequence ATGCATTTAGGCATCTATCAACCTAAATCGGATGCTCCAAAGACAGAAGAACCTAACACTAAGAAGTCAGATAAAGATAAAATAGAAAATCCAAATTTAGAAATAAATCATAAAAAGGATTCTCATAAAGCTGATAGTCATGAACATGCTGTGACACCTTTAGAGGAACGTCAAGGAAAACCAAATTCTCAGATTGTCTACAGTCCAGAAGAAATAAAAAAGGCTAAAGCAAATGGTCAAACAACGACAAGTGATGGTTATATTTTTGATGCTAAAGATATCATAAACTTTGATGGTCAAGGATATACAACACCACACATGGACCATATTCATTATACTTTGGCTAAAGATCTATCTAAAGAGGAAAGAAAAGCTGCTCAAGAATTTTGGGAAAAACATAAAGAACAGCTTCTTGCTAAAAAGAAAGAAAATCATAATAAGGCTAATGAGATATTGAGTGATAATCACAAATATAAAGCTAAGAATTTGATTGACTTATATAAAGAAGTTCCCGAAAAATTAGTGGTTCCATTGAATAAAATGTATTATCAATTGCAATACACAACACATATGAAAGGTAATGATACTTTTGTTCAACCACATCATGACCATTTTCATTATGTTAGCTTTGATATGATTGCTCAAATGAAAGCAATTCCTGAGGGATACACAATTGCTGATGTTTTTTCAACTGTTAAATATTTGATTAATCACCCTGAGTCTAGACCTATGAAAGATGGCTGGGAAAGTAAAGAAGGACATATAACACAACCTGAAGAAAATGAATCTCCTGTGCCAACCGAAAGGCCAAAAAATCAACAACTTTTAACAACAGTTAAAGATATAGCATATGCTTATACTTATGACGCTTCTAACTGGCAACAGTTTGAAACAAAATTGAAAAAATGGATGGATGAATATGAAGTTTCCATTGAAGAAATGCAATTCTATGATAATGGTGTTGTAGGTTTCCCACAATGCTTTGGTAGTACCATTTACATTGATGAGTGGACTGAAGAAGAGGTTTCTCTTCCTCAATCAGCTTATATTATTGGTAAGTTAGTCAAAGCAGATTTGTATGAAAATGCTACTTCATCTTATCTTAAAGAACTCTCAACGTTTTACAATGAAAAAACATGGGAAACTCTAGAGGCTAAATTGTTTGAAAAAGAGATTGATTTAAATAATGCTACTTTCTATTCAGACGGAAGTGTTGGTTACAAAGATAGTAAGGGCAAAGAAATCTATATTAATATTAAAGAGTTAAAAACTGTTGCAAACCCTTCTCAAAATGCTAACATTATTGGTCAGAATGGTAAATTTATTGGCAAACAAAATGTTGTTAAGTCAGACGAAAAGCCAAAAAACAATCCATCTGATTCCACACAAGCTAGTCCTAGAGAAAAGAGTAAATCAGAGAAACCTCTAGTCGAAACTAAACCCGAAGAACCCAAAAACAATGAAACCAACATTCAGAATGAGCAAAATGAGGGTCAAGATGTTGATCCAGAAATGTATGCTTACGAGTCAAAAGTAAAATCTTTATCTGCTAAATATGGTATGAATGAGACTGCATTTGAAGATGCTATCACAAAAATTGGTAGTCACTATAGAGTTTCAATGGATCAAATTCAATTTAATGATGTCTTAACATTTACAAGTCAAGGCAAAACTATTCGTTATGACATTGTAAATGGTAAAGAACTATAA
- a CDS encoding DUF554 domain-containing protein, which produces MFLLGTIINTIAILLGGIVGHYLNQDHQDGLTMASGISILFIGISGAMSGMLKLSSHHGLSSGQSMLVVACLALGALFGEVMGIEARFENFGDWIKLKSGNANDNQFVNSFVTASLTVCIGAMAILGPIQNALNGDISLLVTKSVLDFIIIMVMTTSLGKGCVFSAIPVFLFEGSIAILSRLLQPLLTSEAIANIALIGSILIFCVGLNLIFGKRIKVANLLPAIIFAAFIAYLNY; this is translated from the coding sequence ATGTTTTTACTAGGTACAATAATAAATACTATTGCAATCCTTTTGGGAGGTATTGTAGGTCATTACCTTAATCAAGATCATCAAGATGGTTTAACAATGGCTTCAGGAATAAGTATTCTTTTCATTGGTATTTCAGGTGCTATGTCTGGAATGTTAAAATTATCCTCTCATCATGGTCTCTCAAGTGGACAAAGCATGCTTGTTGTTGCTTGCTTAGCACTAGGAGCACTCTTTGGAGAAGTAATGGGAATCGAGGCTAGGTTTGAGAACTTTGGTGATTGGATAAAATTAAAATCTGGCAATGCTAATGATAACCAATTTGTAAATTCTTTTGTTACAGCATCATTAACTGTTTGTATTGGTGCCATGGCCATTTTAGGGCCCATCCAAAATGCTTTAAATGGTGACATTAGTCTTTTAGTTACAAAAAGTGTTCTTGATTTTATTATCATCATGGTTATGACCACTTCTCTTGGAAAAGGTTGTGTCTTCTCTGCAATTCCCGTCTTTCTTTTTGAAGGAAGTATTGCAATTTTATCTAGACTACTCCAACCATTGTTAACTTCTGAAGCTATTGCAAATATTGCTTTAATTGGCTCCATCCTTATATTCTGTGTTGGGCTTAATTTGATTTTTGGCAAGCGTATTAAAGTTGCCAATTTATTACCTGCCATTATTTTTGCAGCTTTTATTGCTTACCTAAACTACTAA
- a CDS encoding peptide MFS transporter — protein sequence MNKKTFFGHPRGLSTLFFTEMWERFSYYGMRAILLYYMYYSVTQGGLGMDKSTAASIMAIYGSLVYLSSVLGGFISDRLLGSRKTVLYGGILIMIGHIALATPFGKGALFTSIALIVLGTGLLKPNVSDMVGCLYDENDLRRDSGFSIFVFGINLGAFISPYLVGYLGQNINFHLGFSLAAIGMFFGLVQYVRDGKNYFSESSLYPTDPLSEKEKKVLKKNLLVAFLIIAIVLIVLQLFHLLTIAMIINIFTIIAIIIPIRYFFNILRSSKISKIERSRVWAYLPLFIASILFWSIEEQGSVILALFADEQTRLYFNFFGQQIHFPSSFFQSINPLFIMLFVPLFAILWSKLGNKQPSSPKKFAYGLIAAGLSFVWMMLPGLLFGVNTKVSPFWLIMSWAIVIVGEMLISPIGLSVTSKLAPKAFQAQMMSIWFLSNASAQAINAQIVKFYTTGHEVAYYGVVGVITILFAFLLLFYVPKIDKLMVGIK from the coding sequence ATGAACAAGAAAACATTTTTTGGTCATCCAAGAGGATTGTCAACCCTCTTCTTTACTGAAATGTGGGAACGATTCTCTTATTATGGTATGCGCGCTATTTTACTTTATTATATGTATTATAGTGTTACTCAAGGTGGCTTAGGGATGGATAAATCTACTGCTGCTTCCATTATGGCTATCTATGGTTCCTTGGTTTATTTGTCTTCAGTCTTAGGTGGTTTTATTAGTGATAGATTGTTGGGTAGTCGCAAAACAGTTTTATATGGTGGTATCCTTATCATGATTGGGCATATTGCTCTTGCAACTCCTTTTGGTAAAGGTGCCCTTTTTACATCTATTGCTTTAATTGTTCTGGGAACAGGATTATTAAAACCAAATGTATCTGATATGGTTGGATGTCTTTATGATGAGAATGATCTTAGACGAGATTCAGGATTTAGTATTTTTGTTTTCGGAATTAACCTCGGAGCATTTATCTCACCTTATTTGGTTGGTTATTTAGGACAAAACATTAATTTTCATTTAGGCTTCTCACTTGCTGCTATTGGCATGTTCTTTGGTTTAGTTCAATATGTCAGAGACGGAAAAAATTATTTCTCTGAATCAAGTCTTTACCCAACCGATCCCTTATCTGAAAAAGAGAAAAAGGTATTAAAGAAAAATCTTCTTGTTGCCTTCTTAATTATTGCAATTGTATTAATTGTTTTACAATTGTTCCATCTCTTAACGATAGCAATGATTATTAATATTTTTACAATTATTGCAATTATCATTCCTATTCGTTACTTTTTTAATATTTTAAGAAGTTCAAAAATTTCTAAAATTGAACGATCAAGAGTCTGGGCATATTTGCCACTCTTTATTGCATCAATCCTATTTTGGTCAATTGAAGAGCAAGGTTCAGTTATATTAGCTCTATTTGCAGATGAACAAACAAGACTTTACTTTAATTTCTTTGGACAACAAATTCATTTTCCATCTAGTTTTTTCCAAAGTATTAACCCATTATTCATCATGTTGTTTGTTCCTCTATTTGCTATTTTGTGGAGTAAATTAGGTAACAAACAACCTTCATCACCTAAAAAATTTGCTTATGGTTTGATTGCTGCTGGTCTTTCCTTTGTATGGATGATGTTGCCAGGTTTACTTTTTGGAGTTAATACAAAAGTTAGTCCATTCTGGTTAATTATGAGTTGGGCTATCGTTATTGTTGGTGAGATGTTAATTTCACCTATTGGTCTATCAGTTACAAGTAAACTAGCACCAAAAGCATTTCAAGCTCAAATGATGTCAATTTGGTTTTTAAGTAATGCTTCTGCACAAGCTATAAATGCTCAGATTGTAAAATTCTACACAACAGGCCACGAAGTAGCTTATTACGGCGTTGTAGGTGTCATCACGATTCTATTTGCATTCTTACTACTTTTTTATGTCCCAAAAATTGACAAACTGATGGTAGGTATCAAATAA
- a CDS encoding Cof-type HAD-IIB family hydrolase, which produces MTINQKIKLVAVDIDGTFVRSDYSCDKDRFQRILSKMTESGCHFVVASGNQYYQLRDLFSEFDQAISFVAENGAFIKDHNDTVYTAQFSKDSTEQVIDFCRLYPEIKNVLCGKESAYCQRGSVDQDFFDKTSVYYHHLKWVDDFKKVDDQILKFAPTVPEEETITYFNLFKKHLGHIIEPTTSGHGSIDLILPGCHKASGLEKLVKRWGIKPENCLAFGDGGNDIKMLSYCGTSYAMANALENVKQAATFVCPSNNDDSVLVTLEKYFH; this is translated from the coding sequence ATGACTATCAATCAGAAAATTAAACTTGTTGCAGTTGATATTGATGGTACATTTGTCAGATCAGATTATAGTTGTGATAAAGATAGATTTCAAAGAATTTTATCTAAAATGACTGAATCAGGCTGTCATTTTGTTGTCGCAAGTGGTAATCAATATTATCAATTAAGAGATCTTTTTAGTGAGTTTGATCAAGCGATTTCATTTGTTGCTGAAAATGGTGCTTTTATTAAAGATCATAATGATACAGTCTATACAGCTCAATTTTCAAAAGATAGCACCGAGCAAGTCATTGACTTTTGTCGTCTTTATCCTGAAATTAAGAATGTTTTATGTGGCAAAGAGAGTGCTTATTGCCAAAGAGGAAGTGTCGATCAAGATTTCTTTGATAAAACTAGTGTCTACTACCATCATTTAAAATGGGTAGATGATTTTAAAAAAGTCGATGACCAAATCCTAAAATTTGCACCTACAGTACCTGAAGAAGAAACAATTACTTACTTTAATTTATTCAAAAAACATTTGGGACATATTATTGAACCAACAACAAGTGGTCATGGATCTATTGATCTTATTTTACCTGGATGCCATAAAGCTTCTGGCCTAGAAAAGCTAGTAAAAAGATGGGGTATTAAACCAGAAAATTGTTTAGCATTTGGAGATGGTGGAAATGATATTAAAATGTTAAGTTATTGTGGTACTAGTTATGCCATGGCTAATGCACTAGAAAATGTTAAACAAGCAGCTACTTTTGTTTGCCCATCAAATAATGACGATAGTGTTCTCGTAACTCTAGAAAAATACTTTCATTAA
- a CDS encoding aldo/keto reductase encodes MEYTRLGKTGLEVSRVCIGGMCFGDDNRGGMHQDWVLDEEKTREVIKHALDLGINFFDTANVYAYGSSEEFIGRAIKEFANRDEVVIATKLFFGDSANPGPNTTGSSRKAIFNQVNASLKRLGTDYIDLLYVHRWDYNTPIEETMSALNDLVRAGKVRYIGASTMYAWQFQKAQYTAEKNGWTPFSVMQNHYNLLYREDEREMIPFCKDYGVGLAPYSPFAAGRVIRDWDADTARSKHDQVAVSKYDSTKEQDQVIVKRVAELAEKYQASRPQIALAWLWEKGIDSPIVGVTKTNYLDDFMGAFEITLSSEDMDYLNQAYVPHQVVGAL; translated from the coding sequence ATGGAATACACAAGATTAGGTAAGACAGGTCTGGAAGTTTCTAGAGTTTGTATCGGAGGAATGTGTTTTGGTGATGACAACCGAGGTGGTATGCACCAAGATTGGGTTTTAGATGAAGAAAAGACTAGAGAAGTGATTAAACATGCTCTTGATTTAGGAATCAATTTCTTTGATACAGCAAATGTTTATGCTTACGGGTCAAGTGAAGAGTTTATTGGTAGAGCTATTAAAGAATTCGCTAATAGAGATGAAGTGGTAATAGCTACAAAACTCTTTTTCGGTGATAGTGCCAACCCTGGGCCTAATACAACTGGCTCATCAAGAAAAGCAATTTTTAATCAAGTCAATGCTAGTTTGAAACGACTTGGAACAGACTATATCGATCTCCTTTATGTTCATAGATGGGATTATAATACGCCAATCGAAGAAACCATGTCCGCTTTGAATGATTTAGTAAGAGCTGGAAAAGTTCGCTATATTGGGGCATCAACAATGTATGCTTGGCAATTTCAAAAAGCGCAATACACTGCAGAAAAAAATGGTTGGACACCATTTTCTGTTATGCAAAATCATTATAATTTGCTTTATCGAGAAGATGAAAGAGAAATGATTCCATTTTGTAAAGATTACGGTGTTGGTTTAGCACCGTATAGTCCATTTGCTGCAGGTCGTGTTATTCGTGATTGGGATGCTGATACTGCACGCAGTAAGCACGATCAAGTTGCTGTTTCTAAATATGATAGTACCAAAGAACAAGACCAAGTGATTGTGAAGCGTGTAGCTGAACTAGCAGAGAAGTATCAAGCAAGTCGTCCACAAATTGCTTTAGCTTGGTTGTGGGAAAAAGGTATTGATTCACCAATTGTAGGTGTTACAAAAACAAACTATTTAGATGACTTTATGGGAGCATTTGAAATCACGCTATCCAGTGAAGATATGGATTATTTAAATCAAGCTTATGTTCCACATCAAGTTGTTGGTGCATTATAA
- a CDS encoding ABC transporter permease has protein sequence MNKIRFWAYLPTLLLLLLFVLIPLVNLLIPTLFSKDGFISGYIDFFSSLYNLKILWRTLKISFVVTLICALLGVPTAYFISGVSSKVKGLLMALTLFPMLTNSVIRAFAWITILGKNGVINNLLTSLKFINQPFSLLYTEGSIIVGSVYLFLPTMIITLVGVMEQIEDDILEAASTLGASQWKIISSIIIPLSLPGTIVGSILVFTGTLTAYTTPQLLGGNKNMMLATFLQQKAVTLGDWSSASVIAFIMIVITLLVMKSLNLVAKRVDKRNQIGEVTS, from the coding sequence ATGAACAAGATTCGTTTTTGGGCTTATTTACCAACCTTATTATTATTGCTATTATTTGTATTAATACCTTTAGTAAATCTATTAATACCAACTTTATTTTCAAAAGATGGCTTTATATCTGGTTATATTGATTTTTTTAGTTCACTTTATAATTTAAAAATTCTTTGGAGAACTCTCAAAATTTCTTTTGTTGTGACTCTTATCTGTGCCCTTTTAGGGGTTCCAACAGCTTATTTTATTTCTGGCGTATCTTCAAAAGTAAAAGGATTACTGATGGCCTTAACTTTATTTCCGATGTTAACTAATTCTGTTATTAGAGCTTTTGCGTGGATTACTATTTTGGGTAAAAATGGTGTTATTAATAACTTACTAACATCGTTAAAATTTATAAACCAACCATTCTCTTTGCTTTATACTGAAGGCTCCATCATTGTTGGGTCGGTTTATTTATTTTTGCCTACTATGATTATTACATTGGTTGGTGTAATGGAACAAATTGAAGATGATATTTTAGAAGCAGCATCTACTTTAGGAGCTAGTCAGTGGAAAATTATTTCAAGCATCATTATTCCTTTAAGCCTACCTGGTACAATTGTTGGTAGTATTTTAGTCTTTACTGGAACTTTAACGGCATATACAACACCTCAATTACTTGGTGGTAATAAAAATATGATGTTAGCAACCTTTTTGCAACAAAAAGCAGTTACTCTAGGTGATTGGTCAAGCGCAAGTGTCATCGCTTTTATCATGATTGTAATCACTTTACTCGTAATGAAAAGCTTAAATCTGGTGGCTAAACGGGTAGACAAACGAAATCAAATAGGAGAAGTAACAAGTTGA
- a CDS encoding ABC transporter permease — MKKNKSITVISYLVFGFLFIPLLIIVITSFGTQASIQFPIKGFTLDWYSVVFHSASFIASFKISLITGVLATLIAALVGVPAAYALNRDHFKYKESLNSFFLSPSLIPGMVIGYMIYNMIIIQLHLPVIPALIIGHMLISLPYIIRVVGSNIQNLDESIEEASWTLGYTQTQTFFKIVLPNITSGIFAGSLLSFVNSFNNIPVSMFLTGPGVTTLPITLLSYLEYNYNPAVSAISTLLMLLTIVLMYLIDKTLGLSSIM, encoded by the coding sequence TTGAAAAAGAATAAAAGCATAACGGTCATTTCATATTTAGTTTTTGGATTCTTATTTATTCCCCTTTTAATTATTGTCATAACATCTTTTGGTACACAAGCAAGCATTCAATTTCCAATAAAAGGTTTTACACTTGATTGGTATAGTGTTGTATTTCACTCAGCCTCCTTCATAGCTAGTTTTAAAATATCTTTAATAACAGGTGTATTGGCTACTTTAATTGCTGCTTTAGTTGGTGTTCCAGCTGCTTATGCCTTAAATAGAGATCATTTTAAATATAAAGAATCGTTAAATTCATTTTTTCTTTCTCCATCTCTCATTCCAGGAATGGTGATAGGTTACATGATTTACAATATGATTATTATTCAATTACATCTACCTGTCATTCCAGCCTTAATTATAGGTCATATGCTTATTAGTCTTCCCTATATTATTAGAGTTGTTGGTTCAAATATTCAAAATTTAGATGAATCTATTGAAGAAGCATCATGGACATTAGGCTATACCCAGACGCAAACTTTTTTTAAAATAGTTTTACCTAATATCACATCTGGGATTTTTGCAGGTTCTTTATTGTCTTTTGTTAATTCCTTTAATAATATTCCAGTAAGTATGTTTTTAACTGGTCCTGGAGTTACGACTTTACCAATCACTTTATTGAGCTATTTAGAATATAACTATAATCCAGCAGTTTCAGCAATTTCAACATTACTAATGTTATTAACCATTGTTTTAATGTATCTTATTGATAAAACTTTAGGTTTATCATCAATTATGTAA
- a CDS encoding ABC transporter ATP-binding protein: MSIVELNDIRVSYDKQNDILKNLSLSIKNGELVSLLGPSGCGKTTTLRVLAGLIKPNDGQVIVNNEDITKVPVHKRHFGMVFQSYALFPHMTIYDNIAFGLKRLKLTNDQIEKKIKEIVKICGLEGFEKRLPKQLSGGQRQRVALARALVIEPKVLLLDEPLSNLDAKLRLAMRLEIRRIQQELNMTTLFVTHDQEECFSISDKVAIMNEGVIEQFDTPENIYRRPITKFVAEFIGFENFIPITKNQNTLVYTDKSGSHYDFLIENKTNSTNGLLTIRPEDIIINRGGEIDSVNQKVGKIRVRTFLGKQYQYEVKTDIGSILVTSDDSQKFEVSQEVTLTFKKEKLVFLVK; this comes from the coding sequence TTGTCAATTGTAGAATTAAACGATATCAGAGTGTCTTATGATAAACAAAATGATATCTTAAAAAACTTATCGTTATCCATTAAAAATGGTGAGTTGGTTTCATTGCTAGGACCAAGTGGATGTGGAAAAACGACGACATTAAGAGTATTAGCTGGATTAATCAAGCCAAATGATGGACAAGTCATTGTCAACAATGAAGACATTACAAAAGTACCAGTGCATAAAAGACATTTTGGGATGGTATTTCAAAGTTACGCTTTATTTCCACATATGACGATTTACGATAATATTGCTTTTGGGTTAAAAAGATTGAAATTAACTAATGACCAAATTGAAAAGAAAATCAAGGAAATTGTTAAGATTTGTGGTCTAGAAGGATTTGAGAAAAGACTACCCAAACAACTATCAGGTGGTCAAAGGCAAAGAGTTGCTTTAGCACGTGCTCTTGTTATTGAACCGAAAGTGTTATTACTAGATGAGCCATTAAGTAATTTAGATGCTAAATTAAGACTAGCAATGCGTCTTGAAATTAGAAGAATTCAACAAGAATTAAATATGACAACTTTATTTGTGACACACGATCAAGAAGAATGTTTCTCAATATCAGATAAAGTTGCCATCATGAATGAAGGTGTTATAGAGCAATTTGACACCCCTGAAAATATATATCGAAGACCAATCACAAAATTTGTTGCAGAATTTATAGGATTTGAAAATTTTATACCGATTACAAAAAATCAAAATACTTTAGTCTATACTGATAAATCAGGTAGTCATTATGATTTTTTGATTGAAAATAAGACAAATAGTACAAATGGTCTTTTAACTATACGTCCAGAAGACATCATTATTAATCGAGGAGGTGAGATTGATAGCGTTAATCAAAAAGTTGGAAAAATTAGAGTAAGAACCTTTTTAGGAAAGCAATATCAGTATGAAGTCAAAACTGATATCGGCAGCATTCTTGTTACTTCTGATGATTCTCAAAAATTTGAAGTTAGTCAAGAAGTCACATTGACATTTAAAAAAGAAAAATTAGTCTTTTTAGTTAAGTAA
- a CDS encoding ABC transporter substrate-binding protein, whose product MKKKKWLSSILILGAVVSLAACGNSEANVSKSSSGSDSKSSKTTTMNLSTFALNQDIVESTVISPFEKDKNVDVTLDVGTAEERLTKLESGTTEVDAIELSQINASEGKTKDLFTKISKSEVPNISNLSDGAKAIWKKGLGVPYAVNSIGIIYDEKAVGFKINSWDDLWKASLKGKISIPDISTTFGPAMLYVASDHAGKDITSDKGKAAFNALEELSPNVVKTYSKSSDLANMFSSGEISVAVIADYAYSTVDAAKSGLTYKVPSTTYANYNTINVPSSAKNKKQAYQYINWRISKSLEKETAVKLNEAPVNTTVKLSSDVAKNKTYGKVAKKAKSIDTTFVNKQLSDWVTQWNEILNQ is encoded by the coding sequence ATGAAAAAGAAAAAGTGGTTATCTAGTATCTTGATTTTAGGAGCAGTTGTCTCTTTAGCAGCTTGTGGTAACTCAGAAGCAAATGTCTCAAAATCATCTTCAGGTAGTGATTCAAAATCATCAAAAACAACGACAATGAATCTTTCAACATTTGCTTTAAATCAAGATATTGTTGAATCTACCGTTATTTCACCTTTTGAAAAGGATAAAAATGTTGACGTAACTTTAGATGTTGGTACAGCTGAAGAACGACTTACAAAATTGGAATCAGGAACAACAGAAGTTGATGCTATTGAACTTTCACAAATTAATGCATCTGAAGGAAAAACAAAAGATTTATTTACAAAAATCTCAAAATCAGAAGTTCCCAATATCTCAAATTTATCTGACGGAGCTAAGGCTATTTGGAAAAAAGGACTTGGGGTGCCTTATGCAGTAAATAGTATCGGAATTATCTATGACGAAAAAGCTGTTGGTTTCAAAATTAACTCATGGGATGATTTATGGAAAGCATCATTAAAAGGTAAAATTTCAATTCCTGATATTTCAACAACTTTCGGTCCTGCTATGTTATATGTTGCTAGTGATCATGCCGGTAAAGATATTACATCTGATAAAGGAAAAGCAGCATTCAATGCCTTAGAAGAACTTTCTCCTAATGTTGTAAAAACTTACTCTAAATCATCTGATTTAGCCAATATGTTTTCTTCTGGGGAAATAAGCGTTGCCGTTATTGCGGATTATGCTTATTCTACAGTTGACGCAGCAAAATCTGGTCTTACTTACAAGGTTCCAAGTACAACTTATGCCAACTACAATACAATCAATGTACCAAGTAGTGCTAAAAATAAAAAACAAGCTTATCAGTACATAAATTGGAGAATAAGCAAATCACTTGAAAAAGAAACTGCAGTTAAATTAAATGAAGCTCCAGTAAATACTACTGTAAAATTATCTTCTGATGTTGCTAAAAATAAAACTTATGGAAAAGTAGCCAAGAAAGCAAAAAGTATTGATACAACTTTCGTCAATAAACAACTTTCTGATTGGGTAACACAGTGGAATGAAATATTAAATCAATAA
- a CDS encoding amidohydrolase has protein sequence MKTALINGWILSLDDDFNEYNPGYIIIEDDIILDVGHLDDFKNDGIESIIDVNENIIIPGMINAHTHVGMIPFRSLGDDMKDRLRKLLFPLEENLSEELVRASTNYAMAEMLLAGITTFADMYYFENAIAEEVDKMGMRALLGETILNIPTCDGDDQPYYGLTYAKNYIPKWKNHPLIKPMLAPHAPNTNSKHILEEIKTVSKTNGVPIMMHVSEMDYEIDYFKKEYNLTPVEFLNAIGLLSNDFLAVHCIHLSQNDIKLLKKHDVNVIHCIDANMKSAKGIMPLKEVLEADITVGLGTDGPSSGNTLDLFTVMKTIAYAQKTYNKDRSIFPSREIFYLATRGGAKAIREDNHIGQLKANYQADIVVIERESVNMFPIFDPYSALVYSANSSNVKDVWVAGVQLVKNKQLVRRDFQTIRNNLDLEMNSFRKKVSELQNNK, from the coding sequence GTGAAAACAGCACTGATAAATGGATGGATTTTAAGCCTGGATGATGATTTCAATGAATATAATCCAGGCTATATCATAATAGAAGATGACATCATTCTTGATGTAGGTCATCTTGATGACTTTAAGAATGATGGTATAGAATCAATTATTGATGTTAATGAAAATATTATTATCCCAGGAATGATTAATGCCCATACACATGTAGGTATGATTCCATTTAGAAGTCTTGGAGATGATATGAAAGACAGACTAAGAAAGTTATTATTCCCACTTGAAGAGAATCTGTCTGAAGAATTAGTACGAGCAAGTACAAACTATGCTATGGCAGAAATGTTATTAGCTGGAATAACTACTTTTGCAGATATGTATTATTTTGAAAATGCAATTGCTGAAGAAGTTGATAAAATGGGAATGAGAGCATTACTTGGTGAAACGATTCTTAACATTCCTACCTGTGATGGAGATGATCAACCTTATTATGGTCTAACGTATGCCAAAAATTATATTCCAAAGTGGAAAAACCATCCACTAATTAAACCAATGTTAGCACCACACGCACCTAACACTAATTCAAAACACATTCTTGAAGAGATAAAAACAGTCTCTAAAACTAATGGTGTACCTATTATGATGCATGTTTCTGAAATGGACTATGAGATTGATTACTTTAAAAAAGAATATAATCTAACTCCTGTTGAATTTTTGAATGCTATTGGCCTATTAAGTAACGATTTTTTAGCAGTTCATTGTATTCATCTTAGTCAGAATGATATTAAATTGCTCAAAAAACACGATGTCAACGTTATTCATTGTATTGATGCTAATATGAAATCAGCCAAAGGGATTATGCCATTAAAAGAGGTATTAGAAGCAGATATTACTGTTGGTTTAGGAACTGATGGTCCAAGTAGTGGAAACACATTAGATCTTTTTACAGTTATGAAGACAATTGCTTATGCTCAAAAAACCTATAACAAAGATAGAAGTATTTTCCCATCAAGAGAGATCTTTTACTTAGCAACGAGAGGCGGTGCTAAAGCTATAAGAGAAGATAATCACATTGGACAATTAAAAGCAAATTATCAAGCTGATATTGTGGTTATTGAAAGAGAATCTGTTAATATGTTTCCGATTTTTGACCCGTACAGCGCATTAGTCTATAGTGCAAATAGTTCTAATGTTAAAGATGTTTGGGTTGCAGGAGTACAGTTAGTTAAGAATAAACAATTAGTAAGACGTGATTTCCAAACCATTCGAAATAATCTTGACTTAGAAATGAATTCCTTTAGAAAAAAAGTAAGTGAATTACAAAATAATAAATAA